A window of the Cannabis sativa cultivar Pink pepper isolate KNU-18-1 chromosome X, ASM2916894v1, whole genome shotgun sequence genome harbors these coding sequences:
- the LOC133032580 gene encoding cold-responsive protein kinase 1-like, whose translation MEHGEHYLVQKAWEAYKGDELIQLVDFVLETNFPEEEAVRFIKIGFLCVQEHTSLRPSMATAIKMLANEISLRDVEVSQPWAGFRSHVYKNGPPAFVSKHFLKGLHNQLPKSSYILFLTTMFFFHML comes from the exons ATGGAACATGGAGAGCATTACCTGGTTCAGAAG GCTTGGGAAGCTTACAAGGGTGATGAACTTATTCAGTTAGTTGATTTTGTTCTTGAAACAAACTTTCCTGAAGAAGAAGCAGTGAGATTCATCAAGATCGGATTTCTTTGCgtgcaagaacatacaagcctACGTCCATCAATGGCTACCGCAATAAAGATGTTAGCTAACGAGATTTCACTGAGAGATGTTGAGGTATCACAACCATGGGCTGGTTTCCGATCTCATGTTTATAAAAATGGACCACCAGCATTTGTCTCAAAGCACTTTCTCAAAGGGCTCCACAATCAGCTTCCAAAGTCCTCGTACATCTTATTTCTGACTACCATGTTTTTCTTTCATAtgctataa